From the Lepidochelys kempii isolate rLepKem1 chromosome 2, rLepKem1.hap2, whole genome shotgun sequence genome, one window contains:
- the LOC140905974 gene encoding cytochrome b-c1 complex subunit 6, mitochondrial-like, whose amino-acid sequence MGLQDEEMLEGHSGEPEEEEEEEEKELVDPLTTVREHCEQTEKCVKAQEKLELCEARVSARSHTQEECTEELFDFLHARDHCVAHKLFKNLK is encoded by the coding sequence AtggggctgcaggatgaggagATGCTGGAGGGCCACAGCGGTGAAcctgaggaagaggaagaggaggaggaaaaagagcTAGTGGATCCTTTAACCACAGTAAGGGAGCACTGTGAGCAGACTGAGAAGTGTGTGAAGGCACAGGAGAAGCTAGAGCTGTGTGAAGCGCGAGTGTCCGCAAGGTCCCACACACAGGAGGAATGTACAGAAGAGCTTTTTGACTTCCTGCATGCCAGGGACCACTGTGTGGCTCACAAACTCTTTAAGAATCTCAAGTAA